A single region of the Syngnathus acus chromosome 6, fSynAcu1.2, whole genome shotgun sequence genome encodes:
- the LOC119124417 gene encoding cat eye syndrome critical region protein 2 isoform X5 — MYKEEIFMRKVEKISENPELTLTEKKKRGRPPKKKRMEDSELSEAESEEDTENGMEDIAPAKVGCQRGTWSLVCETEEQWVNLAESIKDKLSPQDRHLYRVISQNFLPEIRSMIEHKEREQKQKLEDPTPFRASQRFSEKHMSQEEDNVDATVEFEKRNDEELDRQVLLAEQRREEERLQQEQRQREKMEKIKAVEERARRRKMREEKAYLLSVGKDLPPELLNLEPSSPVLRTRTTKEFFDMEDDYTGLYKVLEALKAHKDAWPFLEPVDDSYAPNYHDIIQTPMDLSTIDRKLNDGEYVAKEEFISDVKLIFKNCIEYNGEDSEYTVMAQSLERCFNRAQLKHLPSEEGDTDEEFYISKEDKERKEKKRNRSSKHLGPESLIKATQDVQRKRSVQGGKGQMLLEDKVLKPVRPLTHSHWGFPPSQQHRHGDIKGMYLPEQWLHRPHGPHMYAHRMGTDPRFAFPGHIPRHGGPGLTRMQHDLNMQHPMGHRYPIGPDGNQPLPQQQHPYMGPTHGPSLGPRPMALQLRPPPEASIYPAHYRPESHTMHPMGNQLSGPQQHNYTGMSSPGMVRSNMWTSLNHHCPERPSGMHMQEDPSLVNQHNLSYGGVPPPVGHKPWPEAAGYPHPPLNSQYQKSAAVASPPGSVQQRPPLTHPDPSTKMRLASMLESPEMLALQQLSASSRPPVGSPHRDMGHFQQSKPPSGVGSVPTCPSQQPPPAPEVQLLRPAGDKGPDSQSSPQTDIQPKGPPENKASIKDISNEPPSSENTVSVNQEHPSIPNPTQHHSGPAEGLHSPQQPQENVPGEKLKSESGAECLMQEVGGQLQNNGHTSVPLHFHVSNKNSKNPYPLTTAQHAQSSPLQSPALVQQCASPSLNATSDCNSPQRHEQNVRKQHQQHPTQEILNRTAPHNHCQHSPPQMPLNMTQLQAPHITQSTQSNSIRSISHGVLQRTQPGPPHPTPLTALPPSHPPPHLPSQPSPAEHGDQTPREPASWRDTEGPHAMKFDFSNTAYKQQQAFIPNHHRTQTVGSNPGVQAESVRAPPHNAAMPPHSQENGDMGPYTIENPPHPQYSQTSMSRHSSHHPYYMQNLNPLQSTQDHSRYHQQQRTVYSIHMPGPQHLHAHTNMYPPPPFQQEQYYTRPQAHNFVNSRGAYPSEGWQPSHQPMLPTTYLPASSAKGNNQANEGCVSPKASEGSAIVSLLSPEAGSVSGGLEESKWESRNSGSDSPAKRSRTKGNLEQPDSPKEILDLDSHNAATRRHSNQSLASTAHIPPGFMYDTRTVRPPMHPGGAPPSHCGVGSGALYSRPPYQDAGRFSVQRPHPHLMEALQRPQQLPLSPGQMRMAMYPHSGGHFQSVMIQQRGLASENVLHPGQHVMTAPGGSSTKQA, encoded by the exons ATGTACAAAGAAGAGATATTCATGAGAAAAGTGGAGAAAATCAG TGAAAATCCTGAGTTAACATTaacagagaaaaagaaaagaggaagaccaccaaagaaaaaaagaatggaagactctgagctaag tgAGGCAGAAAGTGAAGAGGATACAGAAAATGGAATGGAAGATATAGCTCCTGCGAAAG TAGGTTGTCAGCGAGGTACCTGGTCCCTTGTGTGCGAAACAGAAGAACAGTGGGTTAACTTGGCAGAAAGCATTAAGGATAAACTGTCTCCCCAAGACCGGCATCTCTACCGTGTCATCAGCCAGAATTTTCTGCCTGAGATACGCAGCATGATTGAACACAAG GAGCGCGAGCAGAAACAGAAGCTTGAGGATCCAACTCCATTCCGTGCATCACAGCGTTTCTCTGAAAAACACATGAGCCAAGAGGAG GATAATGTGGATGCCACAGTTGAGTTTGAGAAGCGAAATGATGAAGAGCTGGACAGGCAGGTCTTGCTGGCCGAACAGAGGCGAGAAGAAGAAAGGCTTCAGCAGGAACAACGACAGCGAGAGAAAATGGAGAAGATCAAAGCTGTGGAAG AGCGGGCCAGGAGAAGGAAGATGCGAGAGGAAAAGGCCTACCTGTTGTCTGTAGGAAAAGACCTACCACCAGAACTTCTGAATTTAGAGCCGTCTTCACCAGTTCTCAGAACACGGACTACTAAGGAATT CTTTGACATGGAAGATGACTACACAGGTCTATACAAAG TGCTGGAGGCCTTGAAGGCTCATAAAGATGCTTGGCCTTTCTTAGAACCTGTGGATGACTCCTATGCCCCCAATTACCATGACATAATACAG aCTCCCATGGACCTTTCCACCATTGACAGGAAACTCAATGATGGCGAATATGTTGCAAAGGAGGAGTTTATTTCTGATGTGAAGCTCATATTTAAAAACTGTATTGAGTACAACGGAGAAGATAGTG aaTACACTGTAATGGCACAGTCTCTCGAACGCTGTTTTAACCGGGCCCAATTAAAACACTTGCCATCAGAGGAGGGTGATACTGATGAAGAATTCTACATCAGCAAAGAAGACAAGGAGCGCAAGGAGAAAAAGCGAAATCGTAGCAGTAAACATTTGGGACCTGAAAGTCTAATCAAGGCGACTCAGGATGTTCAGCGTAAACGAAGTGTGCAGGGAGGCAAAGGCCAAATGCTGTTGGAGGACAAGGTCCTCAAGCCAGTTCGACCACTTACACATTCTCATTGGGGCTTTCCTCCAAGCCAGCAACACCGACATGGCGACATCAAGGGCATGTACCTTCCAGAACAATGG TTACATCGTCCTCATGGTCCGCACATGTATGCTCATAGAATGGGCACGGATCCCCGTTTTGCCTTCCCAGGTCACATTCCAAGGCATGGAGGCCCTGGCTTGACTCGTATGCAGCACGACTTGAACATGCAG CATCCTATGGGCCATAGGTATCCAATAGGCCCTGATGGTAACCAGCCTCTtccccagcagcagcaccccTATATGGGTCCAACACATGGCCCATCTCTGGGCCCCCGTCCAATGGCCCTTCAACTGAGACCTCCTCCTGAAGCCAGCATATACCCAGCCCATTACCGTCCAGAGAGCCACACGATGCACCCAATGGGGAACCAGTTGTCAGGACCTCAACAGCACAATTACACAGGCATGAGCTCTCCTGGTATGGTACGCTCTAACATGTGGACTAGTTTGAATCACCACTGTCCAGAGAGACCTAGTGGAATGCACATGCAAGAAGACCCTAGTTTGGTCAATCAGCACAACCTGAGTTATGGAGGAGTGCCACCTCCAGTGGGACATAAACCATGGCCGGAAGCTGCCGGATATCCCCATCCTCCTCTAAATTCACAATATCAAAAGTCTGCAGCAGTGGCCAGCCCCCCAGGCTCTGTGCAGCAACGCCCTCCCTTAACCCACCCGGACCCCTCCACCAAGATGCGGTTAGCCTCTATGTTGGAAAGTCCAGAAATGCTAGCTCTACAGCAGCTGTCTGCCTCTTCCAGACCTCCCGTTGGTTCCCCCCATCGCGACATGGGCCACTTTCAACAGTCCAAGCCCCCCTCAGGGGTTGGCAGCGTCCCAACTTGTCCCTCTCAGCAGCCTCCCCCAGCCCCTGAGGTTCAGCTGCTGCGTCCTGCTGGAGACAAAGGGCCAGACAGCCAGTCTTCCCCACAGACAGACATTCAGCCCAAAG GACCACCCGAAAACAAAGCGAGTATCAAAGACATTTCCAATGAACCTCCTTCATCAGAGAACACTGTTTCAGTTAACCAAGAGCACCCATCCATTCCAAACCCTACTCAACACCACAGTGGGCCAGCAGAGGGATTGCACAGCCCTCAACAACCTCAGGAAAATGTGCCTGGAGAAAAACTGAAGTCAGAGAGTGGAGCAGAGTGCCTTATGCAGGAAGTAGGTGGCCAACTTCAAAATAATGGTCACACTTCTGTGCCCTTGCACTTCCATGTTAGTAATAAGAATTCTAAGAATCCATATCCACTTACCACTGCTCAGCATGCACAGAGCAGTCCTCTCCAGAGCCCTGCACTTGTTCAGCAGTGTGCGTCACCATCTTTGAATGCCACATCCGACTGCAACTCGCCACAACGGCATGAGCAGAATGTTCGAAAACAACACCAGCAACATCCAACCCAAGAAATTTTAAATAGGACAGCACCTCACAACCACTGTCAGCACTCGCCTCCACAGATGCCCCTGAATATGACACAACTCCAAGCTCCACATATCACGCAAAGCACTCAGAGCAACTCTATACGTAGCATTTCACATGGTGTCTTACAGAGAACCCAACCTGGACCCCCTCATCCAACCCCTCTCACCGCTCTGCCACCCAGCCACCCTCCTCCACATTTACCCTCCCAGCCAAGCCCAGCAGAGCATGGAGATCAAACACCGCGCGAACCTGCAAGTTGGCGAGACACCGAAGGTCCACATGCAATGAAATTTGACTTTTCTAATACTGCTTATAAACAACAGCAGGCGTTTATTCCAAACCATCACAGAACCCAAACGGTGGGCAGTAATCCAGGTGTGCAGGCAGAAAGCGTGCGAGCACCTCCTCATAATGCTGCCATGCCTCCTCATTCCCAAGAAAATGGAGACATGGGTCCATACACCATAGAGAACCCTCCACATCCACAGTATAGCCAGACAAGCATGAGCAGGCATTCTTCACATCACCCTTATTACATGCAGAACCTCAACCCCCTCCAGAGTACCCAAGACCATTCCAGGTACCACCAGCAACAAAGAACTGTGTATTCAATTCACATGCCTGGCCCTCAGCATCTCCATGCCCACACCAACATGTACCCGCCACCGCCGTTCCAGCAGGAACAGTATTACACCCGACCGCAGGCCCATAATTTTGTTAACAGTAGAGGTGCTTATCCTTCAGAGGGTTGGCAGCCATCTCATCAGCCCATGCTGCCTACAACCTACCTGCCCGCATCCAGTGCAAAAGGAAACAATCAGGCCAATGAGGGGTGTGTGTCACCCAAAGCCTCTGAGGGCTCCGCTATAGTGAGTTTGTTGTCCCCCGAAGCCGGGTCAGTCTCTGGAGGCTTGGAGGAGAGCAAATGGGAAAGCAGAAACAGTGGAAGTGATAGCCCAGCCAAACGCAGTCGCACTAAGGGGAACTTGGAGCAGCCTGACAGTCCAAAAGAAATCCTGGACCTTGATAGCCACAACGCCGCCACTCGCCGTCATAGCAACCAGTCGCTCGCCTCCACTGCACACATTCCTCCTGGCTTTATGTATGACACCCGCACTGTGCGCCCGCCAATGCATCCAGGCGGTGCTCCACCGTCCCACTGTGGAGTTGGGAGTGGAGCCCTTTACTCTAGACCACCATACCAAGATGCAGGACGATTTAGTGTGCAGAGACCTCACCCACACCTGATGGAAGCTCTTCAGCGGCCCCAGCAGTTGCCTCTCTCCCCTGGTCAGATGCGCATGGCCATGTACCCTCACTCTGGTGGCCACTTTCAAAGTGTGATGATTCAGCAGAGAGGCTTGGCATCTGAAAATGTCCTACACCCAGG GCAACACGTGATGACTGCACCGGGTGGATCAAGCACCAAGCAA GCGTAA